One Nostoc sp. CENA543 genomic window, TTGATCTTAGACTGGGTGTCAGACCTCTTTGAGTTCAACTTTGAAAATACTATCGGCTGGTTTTTGGGCAATGGTAGAGTCCCAAGCGATTCCTTGTAAAAATGCTGCACCAGAGTTAGTTTCTACCACATCTACGCCCCAGTTTCCTGGTTGGAGTGCATCAGGAGAATCACTGGTGGGTGGTGTCGTTTTAATCCCACCTAAGACTAGGATTTCTGGAAGCGGGGCTGTGTCTGTTTGCTGCGATCGCCTTTTTTCTGCTAAAGCTTGCGCGCAAAGTTTTCCGACTTGCTCAGGGGAAAATTCGTCGGTAGGGAATAAAATTTCTACAGTCCAATGGGGATGATTCACTAATCTACATTGCAGAGTTTTATAGTTACTTAAACCCACTTGAAAAACTGCGGCAAATTCTTCTCTGCTGAGGGCTGGTACGCTGTCATCAGCAACATTAAAATTATGGGCAAGCAGCATCCGCCCCGTAATATCTGTATTCAAAATAGCTAAATTTGTTGATAAAAGTTTGTAGGTTTCATTCTATATCTATTTAGCGATCGCTGAATCATCAACAAAAGTAGCGTTAACGTCGTGGTTTAGAATGTCACATTCATTCAGCACACAAGCTAATCTTTCAATATCCTGCGACGACATCCCAACGTAAACGGGAAGATAAAGCAACTGCTCAAAAAACTGTTGAGCTGCTACTGGATTCATCTCAGGACGATGGGCTGGCGGTTCGACCACAGATAGACTAGAGCCTCCCTGAGTTGCATCAAAACCTTGACTCCATAAATAGTGCATCAACTTTTCTGGAGAATCGCACAGTATGGGGAAAACCCAGTGAGTATGCTTGATTGCTTGACTTCCTGGACGTTGTAAAGAAGGTGTGAGTTTGATTAAATACTCGGCCAGTTTGGCGCGTTCTACAATTTTATCGGGGTCGAATTTGCGGATACGACGTTCCATAAGTGATAACAAAGCAGAGGAAGGTCTTTGACGAATCTGTCTCAAGAAGTTGTCGCCGGAAAATCCCCGCACACTTTGACTAATCAGGCGATCGTGATTCAGCTTGAATAAAGAGCATGAAGCAAGAAAAATGCTGTAAGTCAAGCGATAAGAAAGGAATATTAATATAGAATATTTCAAAATTCTGGTGAGAAAACGCCAGCGACTTTGTACAGGCCACTGTTCCTGATATAAACGGGTTGCATGACAAAGTGAAGCATCTCGAAACTGGAGAATTCCCCCAGCTAATGCTGTTGCAGTCTTGATAGGGCCGAAACTAAATAAACTCACATCACTTTGGGGATGTCCCCGATACTCATTACCTACATAAGCCTGGGCGCAATCTTCAATGACGAGGAGATTATGCGCCTGAGCAAACTGTAGAATCGGCTCCATTGGCATATAACTACCAAACAAGTGAGCCACTAAAATAGCCTTTGTGCGGGGAGTTACAGCTTTAGCCATTGACTCAGGACGCACTATCAGGTGCTTGCAATCGATATCTATGGGAACAGCAACCAGCCCGTGAGCCTCGATAATGCGCGTCATTCCGCGAATGGTGATAGCTGAAACTAAAATCTCCGTTCCAGGTTCAAAGTTAAGTGCTTGTAAGAGTGCGTCAAAGCCACTACGCACCGAAAGACAAGGGAGAATAGACCCTTTCTCAGACCATAAACGCTCAATTCTCTGCTCAACCATCTCACGGTTTGGCGATCGCAGACAATATCCAATTCCTGACACCATATCAGCCCAAGTAATGTCAAGACGTTTACGGGGAATCACGGTTTCATGCTCCTTTCAACTCAGTTCTGACTAATACAGCTAAATTTTAGCGATCACTCAATCACGTATAGAAGCGACTTTTGCAAGGGTTGCTTAAACTCACACTGCTTTTAAAGATTAATTAGCCACGGACAAATTCAGACTACTGGCAGGTAACTTCAAGGTCAGTTAACCTTGAACACCGAAAGAAGGATGTAAAAACAACCGTAATTTATACTAGTGTACTTAAGTAAGGCTGTAAAGCTGTTCATCGTCCGTATAAGATTAGGTCGTCAGGAAAATATATCAGATATGATATAAGTAACGGCATGGATGAAGCAGATAAACCTTTGCTCTGGTTGCATGGTGAGATTAAAACACCTCCATTTAGCCAAGAAGCCCGAATAGAAACTGGGGTACTATTGAGACGGTTGCAGCAGGGTGAAAACTTGGGACTGCCTCACTCAAGACCAATGCCAAGTATTGGGTCACGCTGTCATGAACTACGGATTCGGGATGCAGACAAGAATTGGAGAATTATTTACAGAATTGATGATGATGCGATTTTGATTCTGGAAGTGTTTAACAAAACAACTAGAGCAACACCAACCAGTGTGATCGATACGTGCCAAAAACGACTTAGCAAGTACGACAAGGACACTCAGAATTAACGTTTATGGAAGAAAGCAAAAGAAAAAAGCTTGAAGAGAACGGTTGGAAAATGGGAACTGTTTCAGAATTTCTAGACCTTACCCCAGAAGAAAC contains:
- a CDS encoding DUF2656 domain-containing protein, whose amino-acid sequence is MNTDITGRMLLAHNFNVADDSVPALSREEFAAVFQVGLSNYKTLQCRLVNHPHWTVEILFPTDEFSPEQVGKLCAQALAEKRRSQQTDTAPLPEILVLGGIKTTPPTSDSPDALQPGNWGVDVVETNSGAAFLQGIAWDSTIAQKPADSIFKVELKEV
- a CDS encoding type II toxin-antitoxin system RelE/ParE family toxin — protein: MDEADKPLLWLHGEIKTPPFSQEARIETGVLLRRLQQGENLGLPHSRPMPSIGSRCHELRIRDADKNWRIIYRIDDDAILILEVFNKTTRATPTSVIDTCQKRLSKYDKDTQN
- a CDS encoding DegT/DnrJ/EryC1/StrS family aminotransferase, with the protein product MIPRKRLDITWADMVSGIGYCLRSPNREMVEQRIERLWSEKGSILPCLSVRSGFDALLQALNFEPGTEILVSAITIRGMTRIIEAHGLVAVPIDIDCKHLIVRPESMAKAVTPRTKAILVAHLFGSYMPMEPILQFAQAHNLLVIEDCAQAYVGNEYRGHPQSDVSLFSFGPIKTATALAGGILQFRDASLCHATRLYQEQWPVQSRWRFLTRILKYSILIFLSYRLTYSIFLASCSLFKLNHDRLISQSVRGFSGDNFLRQIRQRPSSALLSLMERRIRKFDPDKIVERAKLAEYLIKLTPSLQRPGSQAIKHTHWVFPILCDSPEKLMHYLWSQGFDATQGGSSLSVVEPPAHRPEMNPVAAQQFFEQLLYLPVYVGMSSQDIERLACVLNECDILNHDVNATFVDDSAIAK